In the Helianthus annuus cultivar XRQ/B chromosome 11, HanXRQr2.0-SUNRISE, whole genome shotgun sequence genome, one interval contains:
- the LOC110891225 gene encoding uncharacterized protein LOC110891225, which translates to MALSAITTAAITTSRHSILSHSPSVSNLTLLITTHRLHYHYRHSRKLITTTMASSSPDHKTTAPYGSWHSPITSDVVSGASKGLGGTAVDSHGRLFWLESRPTEAGRSVIVKGDKDENKEAIDVTPKEFSVRTVAQEYGGGAFSISGDTVVFSNYKDQRLYKQSTDSKDSAPVPLTPDYGGPLVSYADGVFDTSLNRFITVMEDRRESSLDAITSIASIELGGNTIQEPKVLVGGNDFYAFPRLDASGKKLAWIEWSHPNMPWDKSQLWVGYISDTGDVYKRVCVAGGDSAIVESPTEPKWSDEGELFFITDRKSGFWNLHRWVESDNTVAPIYSLEAEFARPLWVFGMNSYEIIKEQNNLIACTYRQKGRSYLAIVDKNKSTLSVLESPFTDLMNITSGVKCLYVEGASGVHPMSIAKVSLDEQASKVIDFKIVWSSSPTISEYKSYFSSPEFIEFPTEVPGEVAYAYYYPPTNPVYQASQDEKPPLLLKSHGGPTAETRGILNLNIQFWTSRGWAFVDVNYGGSTGYGRAFRERLLKRWGMVDVNDCCSCAQFLVDSGKADGERLCITGGSAGGYTTLAALAFKKTFKAGASLYGVADLKLLKEETHKFESRYMDNLVGGEKEFFERSPINFVDQFSCPIILFQGLEDKVVPPDQARKIYQALKAKGLPVALVEYEGEQHGFRKAENIKFTLEQQMVFFARLVGHFKVADEIVPIKIDNFD; encoded by the exons ATGGCACTTTCAGCCATCACAACCGCCGCCATAACCACCAGTCGCCACTCCATCTTATCACATTCACCATCCGTATCAAACCTCACACTCCTCATAACAACACACCGTCTTCATTATCATTATCGCCACTCCAGAAAACTCATTACAACAACAATGGCATCATCTTCACCGGACCACAAGACCACTGCACCCTACGGCTCCTGGCACTCTCCGATCACCTCCGACGTCGTTTCCGGAGCTTCCAAAGGCCTCGGAGGCACCGCCGTTGACTCTCACGGTCGCCTATTTTGGCTTGAGTCACGTCCTACTGAAGCCGG ACGATCGGTTATAGTTAAAGGGGATAAAGACGAAAACAAAGAAGCTATTGATGTAACACCGAAAGAATTCTCAGTCCGTACAGTTGCCCAAGAGTACGGTGGTGGTGCCTTTTCAATTTCAGGAGACACTGTTGTTTTCTCGAATTACAAAGATCAAAGGCTTTACAAGCAATCtacagattcaaaag ATTCAGCACCTGTGCCACTTACCCCTGATTATGGTGGACCTTTGGTGAGCTATGCGGATGGAGTTTTTGATACATCACTTAATCGGTTTATCACTGTTATGGAAG ACCGACGTGAAAGTAGCTTGGATGCAATCACAAGCATCGCATCGATAGAACTTGGTGGTAACACTATTCAAG AACCAAAAGTATTAGTTGGTGGAAATGATTTTTATGCATTCCCGAGACTGGATGCTTCTGGAAAAAAGCTGGCGTGGATTGAATGGAGCCATCCGAACATGCCATGGGATAAATCACAACTCTGGGTCGGCTATATTTCCGATACTGG AGATGTGTATAAACGTGTATGTGTGGCAGGAGGTGATTCTGCAATAGTAGAATCTCCAACcgaaccaaaatggtctgatgaag GGGAATTGTTCTTCATCACTGACAGAAAAAGTGGATTTTGGAATCTTCACAGATGG GTTGAATCTGATAATACGGTGGCGCCAATATATTCATTAGAGGCTGAATTTGCAAGACCATTATGGGTGTTTGGTATGAACTCGTATGAGATTATTAAGGAGCAAAATAACTTAATTGCTTGCACTTACAG GCAGAAAGGAAGGTCATATCTCGCAATTGTGGACAAAAATAAGAGCACATTATCCGTCCTTGAGAGTCCTTTCACAGATTTAATGAATATT ACTTCAGGTGTAAAATGTCTATATGTTGAAGGGGCATCTGGAGTCCACCCGATGTCAATAGCTAAG GTGTCTTTAGATGAGCAGGCATCAAAAGTAATTGATTTCAAGATTGTTTGGTCTTCTTCACCTACTATTTCAGAATACAAATCATACTTTAGCTCTCCAGAATTTATCGAGTTTCCAACCGAAGTCCCTGGTGAAGTGGCATATGCATACTATTATCCACCAACGAATCCCGTTTATCAAGCCAGTCAAGATGAAAAACCTCCATTACTGTTAAAGAGTCATG GAGGACCTACTGCCGAGACACGTGGAATCTTAAATCTTAATATACAGTTTTGGACTAGTCGTGGTTGGGCTTTCGTGGATGTGAATTATGGTGGAAGTACCG GTTATGGTAGAGCATTTCGTGAAAGGCTATTGAAGCGCTGGGGTATGGTTGACGTTAACGATTGTTGCAGTTGCGCTCAGTTCTTG GTGGATAGTGGAAAGGCAGATGGTGAAAGACTATGCATCACTGGTGGCTCTGCTGGCGGTTACACAACATTGGCTGCACTTGCATTCAAAAAAACTTTTAAGGCTGGAGCTTCTTTATATGGT GTAGCTGACCTGAAGTTGTTGAAAGAAGAAACTCACAAGTTTGAGTCCCGATACATGGATAATCTTGTTg GGGGTGAAAAAGAATTCTTTGAGAGATCACCTATCAATTTTGTTGATCAATTTTCTTGCCCTATAATCCTCTTTCAAGGCTTGGAAGACAAG
- the LOC110891224 gene encoding uncharacterized protein LOC110891224: protein MASRSISRVSIILLFCFPEVLLSAVVTLHSIEIYTTHAWISSSPKVYFQCKGEKMTVLQDVKKKHTVYTFRDEESFQPLVDFKSTKCKRCGFYEERLIKSDDVFDEWEFCPDDFNSDDGRYIHTKDEELNATFVCKECVKKGAPKSSDKENDSRSHEKENGMHWSMIIIIGLSVVSSTVLLIMGLLLAYKIWQKRKRQQDQARFMKLFEDTDEIEDELGIGPLSDSV, encoded by the exons ATGGCGAGTCGTTCGATTTCTAGGGTTTCAATCATTCTCCTCTTTTGTTTTCCAG aagtTTTGTTATCAGCAGTTGTGACACTACATTCTATTGAAATATATACAACTCATGCATGGATATCGTCATCGCCGAAAGTTTACTTTCAATGTAAAGGGGAGAAGATGACGGTTTTGCAGGATGTGAAGAAGAAACACACTGTATATACTTTCAGGGATGAAGAATCTTTTCAG CCTCTTGTGGATTTCAAAAGTACAAAATGCAAGAGATGCGGATTTTATGAAGAGAGGCTTATTAAATCTGACGATGTGTTTGACGAGTGGGAATTCTGTCCTGATGATTTTAACTCTGATGATGGTCGGTACATTCACACCAAAGACGAGGAACTTAATGCAACATTTGTGTGTAAAGAGTGTGTAAAAAAAG GCGCACCCAAGAGCTCAGATAAAGAAAACGACTCTCGTTCTCATGAAAAAGAAAATGGAATGCACTGGTCTATGATAATAATCATTGGTTTAAGTGTAGTGTCTTCTACTGTACTATTGATCATGGGATTACTTCTTGCGTACAAGATTTGGCAGAAGCGAAAGCGACAGCAAGATCAGGCTCGGTTTATGAAACTGTTTGAAGATACGGATGAGATAGAAGATGAATTAGGTATTGGTCCTCTTAGTGACTCAGTCTAA